In one Nicotiana tomentosiformis chromosome 6, ASM39032v3, whole genome shotgun sequence genomic region, the following are encoded:
- the LOC104111420 gene encoding LOB domain-containing protein 2 — MQKTSGTAACASCKHQRKKCTEKCVLAPYFPAEKSREFKAVHKVFGVSNITKIVKNLKEDHDRRKAVESLIWEAFCRQKDPVFGPYGEYKRIYEELKLYKSQYEQILQMPISQGSNNNGMAYETTAQGLINGWNINKRNENNLLYINENSTVESWSSYNNKNNPLHHHVQNIEKLRTENNNGSIVIVPQPQAYNEFNQQYFLAGQYNPIDFKSRESMLWEDHS, encoded by the exons ATGCAAAAGACTAGTGGAACAGCTGCATGTGCATCATGCAAACATCAAAGAAAGAAATGTACAGAAAAATGCGTATTAGCTCCTTATTTCCCAGCTGAAAAAAGCCGAGAATTCAAGGCAGTACATAAGGTTTTTGGTGTCAGCAACATCACAAAAATAGTGAAAAATCTAAAGGAAGATCATGATCGGAGAAAAGCCGTCGAATCCCTAATCTGGGAAGCATTTTGCAGGCAAAAAGATCCAGTTTTTGGTCCTTATGGAGAGTACAAAAGGATTTATGAGGAACTCAAGTTGTACAAAAGCCAATATGAACAAATTCTGCAAATGCCAATTAGCCAAGGGAGTAATAATAATGGCATGGCATATGAAACAACAGCACAAGGATTGATTAATGGATGGAATATTAATAAGAGGAATGAGAATAACTTGTTATATATAAATGAGAATTCCACTGTGGAATCTTGGTCATCGTATAACAATAAGAATAATCCATTACATCATCACGTCCAGAATATTGAAAAATTAAGAACAGAAAATAATAATGGTTCTATAGTTATTGTGCCTCAACCACAGGCCtataatgaattcaaccaacaatatTTTCTGGCAG GTCAGTATAATCCAATAGATTTCAAGTCAAGGGAAAGCATGCTGTGGGAAGACCACTCCTGA